One ANME-2 cluster archaeon genomic region harbors:
- the rpsB gene encoding 30S ribosomal protein S2, whose protein sequence is MEIENESEIKDAGYESIIPLDEFLAAGIHIGTQQKTSDMMKFVYRVRTDGLYVLDIQATDQRIRLAAALLAKYDPTKILIVSARQYGHHPVKMLAKTLGAKAMIGRFIPGTLTNPNLDIFFEPDVVLVTDPHGDSQLVKEAVSIGIPVIGLCDTNNSTSNVDLVIPTNNKGRKALSLVYWLLAKKITEIKGIQFNMSLEDFETEI, encoded by the coding sequence ATGGAAATTGAAAATGAAAGTGAAATAAAAGATGCAGGTTATGAATCCATCATCCCCCTGGACGAATTCCTGGCTGCAGGTATCCACATCGGAACCCAGCAAAAAACAAGTGATATGATGAAATTCGTCTACAGGGTCAGGACAGATGGACTTTACGTCCTGGATATTCAGGCTACCGACCAGAGGATACGGCTGGCTGCAGCATTGCTGGCAAAATATGACCCGACAAAGATATTGATAGTTTCTGCCAGGCAGTATGGCCACCATCCTGTTAAGATGCTTGCCAAAACCCTGGGTGCAAAAGCCATGATAGGCCGGTTCATACCAGGAACACTTACCAACCCTAATCTGGATATATTCTTTGAACCAGATGTTGTATTGGTAACAGACCCACATGGGGATAGCCAGCTGGTAAAAGAAGCAGTCAGTATAGGAATTCCGGTAATCGGTCTTTGTGATACGAATAACTCCACTTCAAACGTGGACCTGGTAATACCCACGAACAATAAAGGACGAAAAGCCCTTTCCCTGGTCTACTGGCTGCTGGCAAAGAAGATCACAGAGATCAAGGGTATTCAGTTCAACATGAGTCTGGAAGATTTTGAGACAGAAATTTAA